One part of the Desulfonema ishimotonii genome encodes these proteins:
- a CDS encoding ribonuclease D, which yields MSKKNATPYEMIETRSDLEKFADQIAEERFVAVDLEADSMYHFRERVCLLQIATRNTNVLIDPLKIDDLSCLSPTFSAPEKQKIFHGADYDIRSLYRDFGLEISNLFDTQLACRFLGFQETGLEAVLQKFFNVSLNKKYQKKDWSQRPLSPEMMKYAAQDAIYLIPLAQKLQERLDEKKRMNWVSEDCHLLSKVRAISHDQEPLFLRFRGAGRLKPRTLAVLESLLQMRQEIAEKKDRPPFKVLGNASLIKIAEIRPITLNRLEQTGTLSRKQLNMYGGNVIQAVKEALKLSESELPRYPRKRGPILSPKVPDRVKALKQWRDRRAEALEIDPALICNKSLMTTIAARNPKQPESLCNIEEMREWQKEVFGREIIGILQNGNIN from the coding sequence ATGTCAAAAAAAAATGCAACACCATACGAAATGATCGAAACCCGGTCCGATCTTGAAAAATTTGCAGACCAGATCGCGGAAGAACGTTTTGTTGCTGTGGATCTGGAGGCCGATTCCATGTACCATTTCAGGGAACGGGTATGCCTGCTGCAGATCGCCACCCGCAACACCAATGTTCTGATTGATCCGCTGAAAATCGACGATCTCTCATGCCTGAGTCCCACTTTCTCAGCCCCTGAAAAGCAGAAAATTTTTCACGGCGCTGACTACGATATCCGTTCTCTCTACAGAGATTTCGGCCTGGAAATCAGCAACCTGTTCGATACCCAGCTTGCGTGCCGGTTCCTGGGGTTTCAGGAGACCGGCCTTGAGGCGGTTCTTCAAAAATTTTTCAATGTCTCCCTGAACAAGAAATATCAGAAAAAAGACTGGTCCCAGCGCCCACTCTCGCCGGAGATGATGAAATATGCGGCCCAGGACGCCATCTACCTGATCCCCCTTGCACAAAAGCTTCAGGAGCGGCTGGATGAAAAAAAACGCATGAACTGGGTCAGCGAAGACTGCCATCTCCTGAGCAAAGTCCGGGCCATCTCACACGATCAGGAGCCGCTCTTTCTCCGATTCAGGGGGGCCGGACGCCTGAAGCCCAGAACCCTCGCTGTGCTGGAATCGCTCCTGCAAATGCGTCAGGAAATTGCTGAAAAAAAAGACCGGCCACCGTTCAAGGTACTCGGCAATGCGTCTCTCATAAAAATTGCAGAGATCCGTCCGATCACGCTGAACCGGCTGGAACAGACCGGAACCCTGAGCCGGAAACAGCTCAATATGTACGGGGGGAACGTGATTCAGGCCGTAAAAGAGGCCCTGAAGCTTTCGGAATCAGAGCTGCCTCGCTATCCGCGCAAACGGGGGCCGATCCTGTCGCCCAAGGTACCCGACCGGGTCAAAGCCCTGAAACAGTGGCGGGATCGCCGGGCCGAAGCCCTGGAGATTGACCCTGCGCTGATCTGCAATAAATCACTGATGACCACCATTGCGGCCCGTAATCCGAAGCAGCCCGAATCGCTCTGCAACATCGAAGAGATGCGGGAATGGCAGAAAGAGGTCTTTGGCAGGGAGATTATCGGCATCCTGCAAAACGGGAATATCAACTAA
- a CDS encoding alpha/beta hydrolase, translating into MTLEKIRFQAGTYLLEGLLTPGQTDRGVVITHPHPLYGGDMYNVVAESVADVYSRKGWTTLRFNFRGVGNSEGTYDNGNGEQEDVRAAILCLRDRGVRQIHLAGYSFGAWVSARLDGEAEGVRRMIMVSPPVSFIEFTDIPALPHLGLVVTGEHDEFAAPEQIRALLPTWNPQARFEVIPDTDHFYGGALRDLESVLGNYLNDDQG; encoded by the coding sequence GTGACATTGGAGAAAATCCGTTTTCAGGCCGGAACGTACCTTCTGGAAGGATTACTGACGCCGGGACAGACTGACCGGGGCGTGGTCATCACCCATCCGCATCCCCTTTACGGCGGGGACATGTACAATGTCGTGGCGGAGTCCGTTGCCGATGTTTACAGCCGAAAGGGCTGGACCACCCTGCGGTTCAATTTCCGGGGAGTGGGCAACAGCGAGGGGACTTACGACAATGGCAACGGTGAGCAGGAAGACGTGCGGGCCGCCATTCTCTGTCTGCGGGACCGGGGGGTCCGGCAGATCCACCTTGCGGGCTACTCTTTCGGCGCATGGGTCAGCGCCCGGCTTGACGGTGAGGCCGAAGGCGTCCGCCGCATGATCATGGTGTCGCCGCCGGTCAGTTTTATTGAATTTACAGATATCCCGGCACTTCCGCACCTCGGCCTTGTCGTCACGGGCGAACACGATGAATTTGCCGCGCCGGAGCAGATCCGCGCCCTGCTGCCGACCTGGAATCCCCAGGCCCGTTTTGAGGTCATACCGGATACGGATCATTTTTACGGTGGGGCGCTCCGGGATCTGGAATCGGTGCTGGGGAACTATCTGAACGACGATCAGGGCTGA
- a CDS encoding RNA methyltransferase codes for MSHKICLDNIAIVLNQPRFSENIGAAARAMRNMGIRELVVVHPYKLDMERVTRMATHAASDVVADIRFADTLQEALAPFGFVAATTARLGGQRVVHTPPVMAQKLIPVSHENRVALVFGREDRGLSNEDLRLCHALVNIPTDEFSSLNLAQAVMVMCYELYTATLSEKRPFSPRLASRYELDGMYDQLKDVLIRISYVNPENPDYWMNHIRNFFTRLRLRAREVSIIRGLIRQVNWYAEKRYQDGLAEGKAATKQPKEDGTPQP; via the coding sequence ATGTCCCATAAAATCTGCCTTGACAATATCGCCATTGTCCTGAACCAGCCCCGGTTTTCCGAAAATATCGGGGCTGCGGCCAGGGCGATGCGGAACATGGGCATCCGCGAGCTGGTGGTGGTCCACCCGTATAAGCTTGATATGGAGCGGGTGACACGGATGGCCACCCACGCGGCATCGGATGTGGTGGCCGACATACGCTTTGCCGACACGCTTCAGGAGGCCCTGGCCCCCTTCGGATTCGTGGCGGCCACCACCGCCCGTCTGGGCGGCCAGCGGGTGGTCCACACGCCGCCGGTGATGGCGCAGAAGCTGATTCCCGTTTCCCATGAGAACCGGGTTGCGCTGGTCTTTGGCCGGGAGGACCGGGGGCTTTCCAACGAGGATCTGCGCCTGTGCCACGCCCTGGTCAACATCCCCACCGACGAATTCTCCTCCCTCAATCTGGCCCAGGCCGTGATGGTCATGTGTTATGAGCTGTACACCGCGACGCTGTCGGAGAAACGCCCTTTTTCGCCCCGGCTGGCAAGCCGCTACGAGCTGGACGGCATGTACGATCAGCTAAAGGACGTGCTGATCCGGATATCCTACGTCAACCCGGAAAATCCCGACTACTGGATGAATCACATCCGAAATTTCTTCACCCGGCTGCGACTGCGGGCCAGGGAGGTGAGCATTATCCGGGGGCTGATCCGGCAGGTTAACTGGTATGCGGAGAAACGGTATCAGGACGGACTGGCCGAAGGGAAGGCCGCCACGAAACAGCCGAAAGAGGACGGAACGCCTCAGCCCTGA
- the ndk gene encoding nucleoside-diphosphate kinase produces MTERTLSIIKPDGVARGVMGEVIRRFESEGIRIAAMKMIHMTQAQAEGFYAVHKERPFFGSLTEFMSSGPCVVMILEGENVIAKNRELMGATNFKEAAPGTIRADFATDIEKNVVHGSDAPETAAFEMGYFFNNFEIVG; encoded by the coding sequence ATGACAGAGAGAACCTTATCTATTATCAAACCCGACGGCGTGGCCCGCGGGGTCATGGGCGAAGTGATCAGACGGTTTGAGTCCGAAGGCATCAGAATCGCGGCCATGAAGATGATTCACATGACCCAGGCACAGGCCGAAGGCTTCTACGCAGTACACAAGGAGCGCCCCTTTTTCGGCAGCCTGACCGAGTTCATGTCCTCCGGCCCGTGTGTGGTGATGATCCTTGAGGGCGAGAACGTGATCGCCAAAAACCGCGAACTCATGGGGGCCACCAACTTCAAAGAGGCTGCACCCGGCACCATCCGCGCCGACTTTGCAACAGACATTGAAAAGAACGTGGTCCACGGCTCCGACGCCCCGGAAACCGCGGCCTTTGAGATGGGTTACTTCTTCAACAACTTTGAAATCGTCGGCTGA
- a CDS encoding N-acyl homoserine lactonase family protein yields MKYKIHPIVMGTKVFDKSMMTYQFNSGKEYTIPIYCWYIEGGDRNIIVDTGEMSPIQSEERENAIGGKIYTFEQGLSKWNLKPEDIDTIIHTHLHNDHCENDYKCPNAEIYVHEKEMEHIHDPHPLDFRYLEDYIEDVEENGQLRILTGDTEIFPGIQAVHTPAHTEGGMTILIDTPAGKAAITGFCVINQNFDPPVEIRGMEMEVIPPGTHVNAYEAYDIMLKVRDMADIIIPLHEPEFAGVETIG; encoded by the coding sequence ATGAAATACAAAATCCATCCCATTGTCATGGGAACCAAGGTGTTTGACAAGAGCATGATGACCTATCAGTTCAATAGCGGAAAGGAATATACCATTCCCATCTATTGCTGGTACATCGAAGGCGGAGACCGGAACATTATCGTGGATACCGGCGAAATGAGTCCCATTCAGTCCGAAGAGCGGGAAAACGCTATCGGCGGAAAAATTTACACCTTTGAGCAGGGCCTGTCAAAATGGAATCTGAAGCCCGAAGACATTGACACCATCATCCACACCCATTTGCACAACGATCATTGCGAAAACGATTACAAATGCCCCAACGCTGAGATTTACGTCCATGAAAAAGAAATGGAGCATATCCACGATCCCCATCCCCTGGATTTCCGGTATCTGGAAGACTACATCGAAGATGTGGAAGAAAACGGCCAGCTCCGAATCCTGACAGGCGATACGGAAATCTTTCCGGGAATTCAGGCTGTCCACACCCCGGCCCACACCGAAGGCGGCATGACTATCCTCATTGACACCCCGGCAGGAAAGGCCGCTATCACAGGCTTCTGTGTCATCAACCAGAACTTCGATCCGCCTGTTGAAATTCGCGGAATGGAAATGGAAGTCATTCCGCCCGGAACCCATGTGAATGCTTATGAAGCGTATGATATCATGCTGAAAGTCAGGGATATGGCCGATATTATCATCCCTCTTCATGAGCCGGAATTTGCGGGGGTGGAGACAATCGGGTAA
- a CDS encoding O-acetyl-ADP-ribose deacetylase translates to MMKKEILDRMEVRQGDITRLDADAIVNAANSSLLGGGGVDGAIHRAAGPELLAECRTIGGCPTGEARITKGYHLPARHVIHTVGPVYRGKLRDSTLLAACYENSLRLALENHIRTIAFPAISCGVYGYPIKDACRIAVDTTARFLEAHPLPETVIFILFSAKDRAVYEAYFKTIS, encoded by the coding sequence ATGATGAAAAAAGAAATCCTCGACCGCATGGAAGTGAGACAGGGGGATATTACGCGATTGGATGCGGATGCCATTGTCAATGCCGCCAACTCAAGCCTCCTGGGCGGGGGCGGCGTGGACGGGGCCATCCACCGGGCGGCCGGGCCGGAACTGCTGGCCGAATGTCGCACCATCGGCGGCTGCCCCACAGGCGAGGCCCGGATCACCAAAGGATACCATCTCCCGGCCCGGCACGTCATTCACACGGTCGGCCCGGTGTATCGCGGAAAGCTGCGGGACAGCACCCTGCTGGCCGCGTGTTATGAAAACAGCCTCCGACTTGCCCTTGAAAATCATATCAGAACCATCGCTTTCCCGGCCATCAGTTGCGGGGTGTACGGCTACCCCATAAAAGACGCCTGCCGGATCGCCGTGGACACCACGGCCCGGTTCCTCGAAGCCCATCCCCTGCCGGAAACCGTGATCTTCATCCTCTTCTCCGCCAAAGACCGCGCGGTTTATGAGGCGTATTTCAAGACAATCTCCTGA
- a CDS encoding YceH family protein has protein sequence MEIVLDAVEARILGALIEKEMTTPDYYPLTLNTLINACNQKSNRQPVMALDEEMVSQAIDHLRQEKLIWQVRTAGSRVAKYDHNIKDVAEFSKRDVAVLCVLLLRGPQTMGEIRNRTARLYEFNGLNEVERTLDGLMTQEEGPFVVRLSRQAGRKEPRYAHLFCGEVQAEDEETEVVPVTVVREDSRLDALEAQVEALESELEALKRMFSEFKAQFE, from the coding sequence ATGGAAATCGTTTTGGATGCAGTGGAAGCCCGGATTCTGGGCGCACTGATTGAAAAGGAGATGACGACCCCGGATTATTATCCCCTGACCCTGAATACCCTGATCAATGCGTGTAACCAGAAATCCAACCGGCAGCCGGTCATGGCCCTTGACGAGGAGATGGTCAGCCAGGCCATAGACCATCTCCGGCAGGAAAAGCTGATCTGGCAGGTGCGGACGGCCGGCAGCCGCGTGGCCAAATATGATCACAATATCAAAGATGTGGCCGAATTTTCCAAACGCGATGTGGCGGTTCTGTGTGTCCTGCTGTTGCGCGGACCTCAGACCATGGGGGAAATCCGAAACCGCACGGCGCGGCTGTATGAATTTAACGGGCTGAATGAGGTGGAGCGGACGCTGGACGGCCTGATGACGCAGGAAGAAGGCCCGTTTGTGGTTCGTCTGTCCCGCCAGGCCGGGCGGAAGGAGCCGCGCTACGCCCATCTTTTCTGCGGTGAAGTGCAGGCGGAGGATGAAGAGACCGAAGTCGTCCCGGTAACGGTGGTCCGAGAGGATTCCCGGCTGGATGCGCTTGAGGCGCAGGTGGAAGCCCTTGAGTCCGAGCTGGAGGCGCTGAAACGGATGTTCTCGGAATTTAAGGCGCAGTTTGAATAG
- the fusA gene encoding elongation factor G, with the protein MKKKNSIRKIRNIGIIAHIDAGKTTVTERVLYYTGRSHKIGEVHDGEAVMDWMTDEQERGITITSAVTTCQWKDSQIQIIDTPGHVDFTIEVERSLRVLDGAVGVFCAVGGVEPQSETVWHQADKYSVPKMAFINKMDRIGADFFGTVGMMKERLNASPLIIQLPVGAEDSFSGVIDLIAMKQIVWNTEDMGATFETTDIPADLIAEAGEYREKLIETVAETDDDLMERYLSEEPIDDDALIDAVRKATIGLKLVPVMCGSALRNKGIQPLLDAVIRYLPSPADIPPIRGINPITGETVECPHRENSPLAALIFKVSMIEGRKLSFVRVYSGRLRSGADVFNTSLGKKEKLSRILRMHANKRERIDEAEPGSIIGVVGLKDSVTGDTLCSADHPVMLEKMEFYEPVISMAIEPKTHSDQDKMEQVLEKFMAEDPTLKVREDEDTGQTILSGMGELHLEIIISRMQREFNTGVNVGKPQVVYRETIAETARATAVFDREIGGQHLFGEVALTLSPLGRGTGNSFRSEVTDEMIPPAFIPAIEASVMESLESGAIIGYPVVDVEAVLTGGSCKETQSTELAYRISASMACKEALAGGSPFLLDPIMKVEIFVPEAFVGDVIGDISSRGGKIEAIEAQRGVQVIRATAPLAKMFGYSTSLRSATQGRGTFTMHFSHFDRS; encoded by the coding sequence ATGAAAAAGAAGAATTCCATAAGAAAAATCAGAAATATCGGAATTATCGCCCATATCGACGCCGGAAAAACGACCGTTACCGAGCGTGTCCTTTACTACACCGGCCGCTCCCATAAAATCGGTGAGGTCCATGACGGTGAGGCGGTCATGGACTGGATGACCGATGAACAGGAGCGGGGCATCACCATCACCTCTGCCGTAACGACCTGTCAGTGGAAGGACAGCCAGATTCAGATCATTGACACGCCTGGCCATGTGGACTTCACCATCGAAGTGGAGCGCTCACTCAGAGTGCTGGACGGTGCGGTCGGCGTCTTTTGCGCGGTCGGCGGGGTCGAACCCCAGTCTGAAACCGTATGGCATCAGGCGGACAAATACAGCGTTCCCAAAATGGCGTTTATCAATAAAATGGACCGGATCGGGGCCGATTTTTTCGGCACAGTCGGGATGATGAAAGAACGCCTGAACGCCAGCCCGCTCATCATCCAGCTGCCTGTGGGGGCCGAAGACAGTTTTTCCGGGGTTATCGACCTGATCGCAATGAAGCAGATCGTCTGGAATACCGAAGATATGGGCGCAACCTTCGAGACGACAGATATCCCGGCAGACCTGATAGCCGAGGCCGGGGAATACCGCGAAAAGCTGATTGAGACCGTTGCGGAGACCGATGACGATCTCATGGAACGCTACCTCTCCGAAGAGCCCATTGACGACGACGCCCTGATTGACGCCGTCCGAAAGGCGACCATCGGCCTGAAGCTGGTTCCGGTCATGTGCGGATCTGCCCTGAGAAACAAGGGCATCCAGCCCCTGCTGGACGCGGTGATCCGGTATCTTCCCAGCCCTGCGGACATCCCCCCCATCCGGGGCATCAATCCCATTACCGGCGAAACCGTTGAGTGTCCCCACAGAGAAAACAGCCCTCTGGCAGCCCTTATCTTCAAGGTTTCCATGATTGAGGGGCGGAAACTCTCCTTTGTCCGGGTTTACAGCGGCAGGCTCAGATCCGGGGCAGATGTGTTCAACACCTCGCTCGGCAAAAAGGAAAAACTCTCCCGCATCCTCCGGATGCACGCCAACAAACGGGAACGTATCGATGAAGCCGAACCGGGCAGCATCATAGGGGTGGTGGGGCTGAAGGATTCCGTGACCGGCGACACCCTCTGTTCGGCAGATCACCCGGTCATGCTGGAAAAGATGGAGTTCTACGAGCCGGTGATTTCGATGGCCATAGAGCCGAAAACCCATTCGGATCAGGACAAAATGGAACAGGTTCTGGAAAAGTTCATGGCCGAAGACCCGACGCTGAAGGTCCGGGAGGACGAAGACACCGGGCAGACCATTCTCTCAGGCATGGGCGAGCTTCACCTTGAGATTATCATCAGCCGGATGCAGCGGGAGTTCAACACCGGCGTCAACGTGGGCAAGCCCCAGGTGGTCTACCGGGAAACCATCGCGGAGACGGCCCGGGCCACGGCTGTGTTTGACAGGGAGATCGGCGGCCAGCACCTCTTCGGCGAGGTGGCCCTGACCCTCAGTCCCCTGGGGCGGGGGACCGGCAACTCTTTCCGGTCTGAGGTGACGGATGAGATGATCCCGCCGGCCTTCATACCTGCCATTGAAGCCAGCGTCATGGAATCCCTGGAGAGCGGTGCCATCATAGGCTATCCGGTGGTGGACGTGGAAGCGGTGCTGACGGGCGGCTCCTGCAAAGAAACCCAGAGTACGGAGCTGGCCTATCGCATCAGCGCCTCAATGGCCTGCAAGGAGGCCCTGGCCGGGGGCAGCCCCTTTCTCCTTGACCCCATTATGAAGGTGGAAATCTTCGTTCCCGAAGCCTTTGTCGGCGATGTGATCGGCGATATCAGTTCCAGGGGCGGAAAAATCGAGGCCATCGAGGCCCAGCGGGGGGTTCAGGTTATCAGGGCCACAGCCCCGCTGGCGAAAATGTTCGGCTACTCCACCTCTCTGCGCTCGGCCACCCAGGGCCGGGGCACCTTTACCATGCACTTTTCCCATTTTGACCGGAGTTAA